A segment of the Sulfitobacter sp. DSM 110093 genome:
ATGGCGTTCCGCTACCAAGGAGGTCGCCAAGCAAGCCCTCAGAGCCGGTAACCGCACCTAAAAGACCCTCGTTCCCAGTTACATCTCCAAGCAGACCTTCATCGGAAAGGATGGGGTCGACAAAGCCGTGATCAGCGTCGGCATCCGCATCAGCATCAGCGTCGGCATCCGCATCAGCGTCGGCATCCGCATCGGCATCAGCGTCGGCGTCTGCATCAGCGTCGGCATCCGCATCTGCATCCGCGTCGGCATCCGCGTCGGCGTCTGCATCAGCATCCGCGTCGGCATCGGCGTCTGCATCCGCATCGGCGTCTGCATCAGCATCCGCGTCTGCATCGGCATCAGCGTCGGCATCCGCATCAGCATCAGCGTCGGCATCCGCATCAGCGTCGGCATCCGCATCGGCATCAGCGTCGGCGTCTGCATCAGCGTCGGCATCCGCATCTGCATCCGCGTCGGCATCCGCGTCGGCGTCTGCATCAGCGTCGGCATCCGCATCAGCGTCGGCATCCGCATCGGCATCAGCGTCGGCGTCTGCATCAGCGTCGGCATCCGCATCTGCATCCGCGTCGGCATCCGCGTCGGCGTCTGCATCAGCATCGGCGTCCGCATCCGCGTCGGCATCGGCGTCTGCATCCGCATCGGCGTCTGCATCAGCATCCGCGTCTGCATCGGCATCAGCGTCCGCGTCGGCATCGGCGTCCGCGTCGGCATCCGCATCGGCATCAGCGTCCGCGTCTGCATCAGCGTCGGCATCCGCATCAGCGTCGGCATCCGCATCAGCGTCCGCGTCGGCATCAGCGTCGGCATCCGCATCGGCATCAGCGTCCGCGTCCGCGTCTGCATCCGCATCAGCGTCTGCATCAGCGTCGGCATCAGCATCCGCATCAGCGTCTGCATCAGCATCGGCGTCCGCATCGGCGTCTGCATCAGCGTCGGCGTCCGCATCTGCATCCGCATCAGCGTCTGCATCAGCGTCGGCGTCCGCATCTGCATCCGCATCAGCGTCGGCATCCGCATCAGCATCGGCGTCCGCATCAGCGTCGGCGTCCGCATCGGCGTCCGCATCGGCGTCAGCGTCCCCATCGTCATCATCTCCACCGCCGCCGCCCGACATTGCCAACCCCAAGCCAGCCAGACCTGCCCCGGCAAGACCAGCCAGCTCTTCTGAGCTGAGTTCTTCTTCGGGCTCGCCTTGAATGTCGACATTGGTGTTATCGCGCAGCGTGAGGCTGTGCAGAGAGCCATCTACTGCAGGTTTATAGAAATCATTGATGGTGATCGTATCACCATTTTTCAATTGCACGGTCAGCGTATCGCCCTGTCTGCTATAACGTGCGATGTCTGACTGAAGCGCGTCGACAGGGACGCTGATCTGTGGTCCGGCTTGTAAAACGGTATCGGCCATGGGGGTAATTCCTCTCTTCACCCCATAACAAGGGCGGCACAGTTAATATCAAAAGTATATAAAACATAACTTTGGTATGTTATCAATCGGATATATGTGCTTTTGACGGTAAAAGCTCCAGGTTAAGGTCCCAGCCTGACGAGTGATGTGTGCGACGTAAGATCAATCCGGCAAGTGGCAGCTGATTGGGTCAGATTGAGAAACAACGCGATATTGATCCAGAGCGACTTATTGCAGACATCACTTAGGGATTCGGGCCAGTGCTAGCTTGTTGGGCGGGATTAAAATCCCGGACAAAGCGGATCGTACAGTCAGGAGAGATATCGGGCCGTGTTGACCTCGAAGGCGACGCGAGAGCAAACAGTAGATTTGTCCAGGAGGCAAACCATTGAAGCCGCTTCAAAGATCTGGTGGTGCTAACCGGGGTACAATGGCAGCGAGCCAATCAATGCTTGTGGATTTTTGCAGACCTACCTTGGTATGTTGATGCCACCGGTTCGTGATGACATCGTGAAGGTCGCTCTAATGTTAAAAGGCCTCATCGGCCTTCTTTGCTGGAGCTCAAAACCAGTTTCGAACCGCAGAGGCCCTTCAACAAGTGTATGTACTTTAATGATCAGCTGAGATTGCCCAATGAACGCTGCTAGATCGCCCGCCCTTAGGACGATGTGAGCATGCACGTGGGGGAGGGTGGCAAAATCCAGGTCGTGTGATGCGGCCTAAACGGGCCTCTGCATACAGCCCTCATAGCGCCGTCCCGAGGGCCGGTTCAACTTTGGTCCGCGTGTCGGATCAGGGCAAGATGTCGACTTATTTGAGAAAAGTCTGGGTAAATTCTCAGTTTTGGTGGAGTATTTACAGAAAAAGCATCGCGATCACTGTCGGCCTAGCGGCCGTAGAACAAGTTCGAGGGGCGCAATATTCTCTGAGCGCCTCAGATCCGAACAGGGACAGAAGGTAGATGAGATCTATGCCATTCGCAGCAAACGATAGTACCAAACCTCATAATTCCACCAAGATCGCAATCGTCGGCATGGCGTTTCGGTTTCCCGGCGCAGAAGACAATCCAGACAGCTTATGGCAGATGCTTTGTGAGCAAGGCACCGGGATTGTTGAGATCCCCAACGAGCGTTTTTCAACCGAAAAGTTCTATGATTCCAACCCCGAAACTCTAGGGAAATCCTATACGAAATGGGCCGGAATCCTGCCGCAGATTGATCAATTTGACCCTAAGTTCTTTGGCCTTGCACCTCGAGAAGCCGCCAGCATGGACCCCCAGCAACGGCTCGTTTTGCAAGCCGTCTATGGGGCACTTGAGAACGCGCACATTAAGATGGATGACGTGGTAAGTCAGCGTACCGGCGTCTTTGTTGGGGTCTCCCAATCTGACTACAAAACCATTCGCGAGATGAACACGGCGGATGAGGAAAAATATGCAGGCACTGGCTATGCAATGTCCATCGTCGCCAACAGGGTGTCTCACCGTCTCAATCTGACGGGTCCCAGCGTATCGGTCGATACGGCCTGTTCATCTTCTTTGGTCGCCTTGGATGAGGGGGTGCGTCATCTGCAGGCGGGCAGTTGCGACATGGCATTCGTCAGCGGCGTGAACGTAATCGCTCACCCTGGGGCTTTCGTCGCTTTCTCAAAAGCTGGCATGCTATCGCCCACAGGACAGTTGTCGGCTTTTGATAAGACGGCAAATGGATATGTGCGAGGTGAGGGGGTAGGGGCATTGCTCCTGAAACCTTTGGATGCGGCTATGCGCGATGGCAACCGTATCCATGCGGTGATCGAAGCCACAGCGGTCAATCAAGATGGCCAGACGGGTACAATGACGGCTCCCAGCCCGGAGGCCCAGATAGATGTTATCGAACAGCTGTTCGCAAAGTCAGGACGTGTCCCATCTGAGGTTGGCTATGCTGAAGCACATGGGACCGGTACGCCGATCGGTGATCCCATTGAAGCAGGGTCCATCGGCCAAGCTATTGGACGACGCATTCCAGACCGCAAATTGTATATTGGCTCAATCAAGCCCAATGTGGGTCACCTTGAATCAGCGGCGGGTATGGCCGGTATCATCAAGGCAGTTCTCTCCCTACAAAAAGGAGAGATCCCGCCCAATCGCCGGTTTGACGATCCCAATCCGGCGATCCCGCTGGATGCACTTAATCTAGAAGTTCCTCGGAACATCACCCCGTTCCCAGCGGTTGGAGGGGAGCGGCGTGCGATCGTAAATTCCTTTGGCTTTGGTGGCACCAATGCCTCTACCCTTATCGCTTCGGCGCCAAGCACGGCGGTAAAGGTTCAAAAAGACACGGCCGCTGCTTTAGTGTCGACTGCTTCACCAACAGATGAGCCTGTTTTGATCCCTTTGACCGCCGCCTCCCCCAAGGCGCTTTCGGGGGCCGCGCGCAATCTTTTGAAGGCCCGCAAAAATGGTCCTTTGGCAGAAGTTTCCCTAAGCCGCTTGGCGGCAAGCTTAGCAGATGGTCCGGCAATGTATTCCTACCGGGCGGTTATCTTATGCAAAACCGAACAGGATCTGCTCTCAGGCCTTGAGGCGCTTAGTGCGGAAGATCTGCCCGATATGTTACCCGAACATGTTCACATAGGGCAGGTCAAACATGCGCCGAAGCTGGTGTTTACCTATTCAGGGCAGGGCAACCAATCATGGGATATGGTGCGTGATTTGATGGCTCATGCGCCTATTTTCAGGGCGGCCATTGAGGATTTTGACGCGGCCTACGCCGCTGTGAGTGGATGGTCAGTGCTGGCAGAAATGGCCAAAGATAAAGAGACCAGTAATATTGATAAGACATGGGTGACCCAGCCCGCTCTTGTTGCTGTGCAGTATGGGTTGTCTGCCTTATGGCGCCACTGGGGTGTTACGCCGAACATAGTCTTGGGCCATAGCGTCGGCGAAGTTGCTGCCACCATTGAGTGTGGGGCCACGTCACTCGAGGATGCGGTCCGTTACTTGTCCAAGCGCAGTACAATTTTGGATCATATAACAAGCATGGGCGCGATGGCTGCAGTGGGGCTGCCGCCAGAGGATGTCGAGGCGATGCTGCCTGACAACGGCCTGATTGATATTGCAGGACGCAATGGGCCGGGGGCTACGACCATAAGTGGTCAAAAGGCTGCGGTTGAGGATTTTGTCGCTCACTTCGAGGCCACTTATCCTGACACCTTCATCCGTTTGTTGAAAATTGATGGCGCTTGGCACTCCTACCAGCTGGAAGAAGCAGAGGACTGGTTGCGACACGAAGTCGGAGAGATCAGCTGGTCTCAGCCTAAAATTGACTTTTTGTCCACTGTGACAGGCAAATTAGAAACCCGCCTAGATTTGGATTATTGCTGGCAAAACCTGCGTCAATCCGTGCGCTACATGGATGCGATTGAGGCCGCAATTGAGATGGGCGCTACGACCTTTCTCGAAATAGGACCCCACACAACACTCAAACCTTTGACCGCGAGCACTGCCCTGGCCTGTGGGGCGGCTATCGATGTGGTTTCATCCATGAGCCATAAGTTTCCTGATCTGGATTATTTTGCAGCCTCGGCAGCTGAGCTTTTTGTACATGGTGTCGAGCTCGACTGGCGGGCCCTTTATGGTCCAGGCGATAGCAGCATTTCGCTTCCAAGCTATGCTTGGGATACTGACCGGTATTGGGCGGATTCCGAGGATTCAAGCTACCAACTCTTCACCTGCGCCGATCATCCTCTTCTGGGGCTACGTACCCGGGGACCAGCAGATGTTTGGGTTCAAGACATCAACATATCCTCCCCCTCTTTTCTTAAAGATCACCGCTATGTGGGAGAGGCATTGTTTCCAGCCGCCGGGTATGTGGATGTTATGCTGGCTGCAGGGCAGGTTTTGTTTCCCGACAAAGTGCTCGAGCTGGAAAACGTTGGCTTTCATAAGGCGCTATTTTTACCTCCTCAGGGGACGGTACAGCTGCAAACGGTCTTTGTATCCGACCGCGGTCGGATCGAAGTAAGCAGCCGGTTGCGAAACAGCAGCGAAGAATGGGTGTTGCGCGCCAGCGCGGTGTTGCGCCCAGTGGATGTGGCCCCACCTGGGAAACTGCAGAAGCTGCATCAAGAGGATGCAAAACTGCGCACCCCGGACATTTCTGCGTTCTACGAAGGGTTAGAGAATGCTGCTGCTGTCACATACGGTCCCGCCTTTGCTACGATTCAAAACCTTGTGGTAGACAGCGATCGCGGCGTTGGCGTGATTGCCGCGCATGAAAGTTGCCGGGCGACTTTAGATAAATATGTGGCCCATCCGGCGCTTTTAGATGGATGTATGCAGACCCTATCGGGGCAGCTTTGGGTCGATAGCGACGTGGCGGCCGAGCATCAGCTCGCGCTGCTACCTACCGGAATTGCACGGGTACGGTGCTATGGTCGTCTGCCTGCGGATGTCACCGCGAACATATCCATTGGGGAGGGCATCTCCTTTGAGCAAGGGCGCGGTAAAATAGATATTGCTGGGGCCGATGGCACTATTTTGTTGAGCGTTTCGGGCTTGAGAGCCAAAGAGATGCCCCAGGCCTCCGCGGTCCAGGAAGACGTGCAAACGCCGCCTGACTTTATTGTCGAGGAACTCGATTTGGTCGATCTGGATCTGAGTTTGAAAGAGACGCCTGGGCGCTGGCTCGTCTTGGGGGAGCAAACAGCGCAAACCGTAGGTCTTATCGAGGCGCTGCAAAAGCAAGGCGCAGATGTTACCCGCTTGGGTCATGATACGCTTGGCGAGGATATCACGGATGCTTTGGCCGATCTCCTCATGCCTGCTGCCAGCAAAGATGATGCAACTCTTGCTATTGAGGGCGTTGTTTTTGCTTGGCCGCTGTCTGCACCGGATTTAGCCGAGGATTGCACACCGGCTGAGATCTATGATGCTGTGCGCGGACCGGTACAAACGCTTCTTGAGATGGGGGTTGCGCTGCATGACATACGGGGGCTTCACGCCTTACCGCGTATCATTATTGCGACCACAAACGTGCGCCCGACTGCTGAAAGCTGTTTGACACCCTCCAGTGTGGCGGGTGCTTCCGTGATGGCCACAATGCGCACCCTTTCAACAGAGCTACCCGAACTTAACTTCCGCCATATCGATGTATCCAAGGGGCACAGCGACATGGAAGCGCGGCTGGCGTCAGCCATTTTGTGCCCGATGGAAGAGACCGAGATCGCACTGCACGGAGACGCGATTTATGCTGCGCGGCTAAAAGTGCGAGCACGCGATGACCTCCCGCAGCGTCAGCTGACCATCGGAGCAGAAGATGCGCACAATTTTAAAGTCACCATGCCCCAGCCTGGGGTCATTGACCGGCTAGATCTTTTTGAATGCCCTCGCCACCCTCTGGGGGCGGATGAGGTCCGCATTAAGGTGCGGGCAGTTGGGTTAAATTTCAGAGACATCATGGCAGTGACGGCCTTGTTGCCAGAAGATGCGGAAGCAGAGCCTGCTTGGCAAAACCTGGGGTTAGAGTTTTCTGGAGATATTGTCGAAGTAGGCGAGAAGGTCACAGCTTTTGCCCTGGGAGACAGGGTTATGGGTATGGGGCGCAATTGCTTGCAGCGTTTTCTTGCGATCAGCGCGGAGGGGTTGATCCCGATGCATGATGCTTTGGATTATGATGCTGCAGTCACAATCCCTTCAGCTTTCGCGACGGCCCATTATGCCCTCAAAGAGGTGGGGCGGTTGTCTGAAGGTGACAAGGTTCTGATCCATGTGGCTACAGGTGGCGTCGGGTTGGCCGCGCTTCAGATTGCTCAAGCCGCAGGGGCAGAAGTGTTCGCAACCGCAGGCAATGACGACAAACGTGCCTTGCTACGCGAGCGAGGTGTCGCGCATGTGATGAACTCGCGCAGCCTCGATTACGCAGATGAAATCATGGCGCTTACCCAAGGCACAGGGGTGGATCTGATCCTGAACTCTCTACCGGGAAGCAATATTGATAAAGGGCTAGACATCCTCGCCCCTTACGGTCGGTTTTTAGAAATCGGCAAACGTGACGTCTATGCGGATCATGCGGTGGGTATGAAGGCCATGCGCCGCAATCAGTCCTTCAATATCATCGATCTCGCCGCCATGGGTACGGAGCGTCCCGAGCTTCTAGCAAGTCAGATGCATGCCGTCATGAGCGATATTCGCGAGGGCCGCTTGCTGCCACTGCCCACAACTAACTTCCCCCTTTCAAAGGTGCGTACCGCCTTTCGCTATATGTCTCAGGCGCAGCATGTGGGCAAAGTGGTGGTGACCTTTGATGAAGAGACGTTTGTCGTCCGCGAAGACCGCGACAAACCAATCACCTTTCGAAAAAATGCTAGCTATCTGATCACCGGCGGGACACGGGGTTTCACCTTGGCGATGGCTGACTGGATGAGCCGCCAGGGAGCGGGTCGGCTATTACTTGCATCTCGGTCAGGGCGGCTGGCAGAAGAAGACAAACCGCTTCTTGAAGCAATGCGCGCGCGTGGCACAGACGTGCGCGAGCAAGTGCTAGATACGACAGATGCCATCGCCGTTCATGATGCCGTACTGACGGCTGCTGGCGATCAAGACAAGCCCCTTGCGGGCATCTTACACGGTGCTGCGGTGATCAAGGACACTCTGATCACCATGATGACGCCAGAAGTTCTGGAGGCGGTTCTAGGGCCTAAAGTCATTGGCGCTTGGGCTTTGCATCAAGCAGAGCAAGCCCTCGATGAGCCTCTTGATTTCCTAATAAGCTTCTCTTCCATATCCCAAACTTTTGGGGCCATGGGGCAAAGCAACTATGTCGCGGCGAATGGCTTTCTGTCCGCTTTGGCGGACTATCGATCGGCGCGTGGTAACCAGGGCGGTACGATAGACTGGGGGGCTATTGCAGATACGGGCTTTGTGGCGCGCGACGAGCAGTTGGCAAGTTATCTTGAGACCTCGGGAATGGCTGGGCTTTACACGGCAGAGGCCGAGGTTGCGCTTGGCACTCTTTTGCGAACCGGGCTGGGGCGGATTTGCTATGGGCGTGGAGACTGGGAGAAAGCGGGTCGAACCAATATAGCGCTCTCACGTGCACCGCGGTTTGCCAGTATGATCAGTGGCAGAGGGCGGGATGATAGTGATCTGGCCAAACGCTTGTCTTCGCTCACGGGCGATGCGCTTGTCGCTGAGATCGCAGGTTTCGTGACAGCCACCTTGTCCGATCTGCTTAAGGTTAGCCTGAGCCCGGACGATCTGGATATGCCCATGAGCGAAGCGGGGTTGGACTCACTCTCCTCATTTGAGCTCAAAATGCGGTTGGAGACAGAACTCGGCGTCTCCATCATGGCGTCGCATTTCCTCAAAGCCCCCACGGTGGGAGAGCTCTCAAAGGTGTTGGCGCATGAGTTTGAAGCCCATCAAGCGCGCCTCGCAGACAATACAGAAGATGGAAAGGATGAAGGGCAGGGGGCATCTGCAGCCATTTACCAAAAACGTGCATTTACAGATGGGCAAGCCGGTATGATTGCTACAACGCTGGCGCGGTTCAGCTCAGCGTCAACACGCCGTGCGTTTGAACATCGCTTGGTGTTTGATGCACCTGAAGGCGTAGAAAGCGGGGATCTGCAAAAAGCAATTTATGCTACATTCATGCAATTCCCTTTGATGGGTTTGACATGCGATATCCCGCGGGGCTCTAAACCTAACTTTGCTCTGGGCGAAGCCCCTCAGCTGACCAGCGGACATTTGAAACCTGAAGAACTTCTGGATGTGGCGCGAGGCGAATTGCTGCGGTTTGGCCAGATCGCCAAAGAATCCGGACTGCAGGTACAGATTGCGATGCATGCCGCTTTGGGCGACGCGCAGGCATTAGAGTTTCTAAAAGACGCACTTTGGGCTGAGCTTTGTGCCGCGCCCACTGCGGTAATTCCTGGCAAGTTTGATGCCTCAGCCCATCTTAGCACGCTTGCTTATCATGCAGACACGCCCCAAGGGCTTCGTGATCGATCCTTTTGGAGCCATGTTTTACGCAAAGTACCGGGCCCAGTGGCCTTTAGTAACCGCGGGCGTGCTTTGGGGCCTGAAGCCATGGGTCGAGATCATGGAGCTGCACAGGTAAAGGACGGTCATCTAAAGAACACCTTGTCGGAGGCGGATATGTTGCTGGCCTACGCAGGTGCTCTGCAAAAGGCCAAAAACGGGGCGCAAGCCGTTGTGATCGCAAGAGATGTATCAGCTCGTCCGTCGGGCATGGCCGAAGGTTTTGGCCCCTTTACGGCCACTTTGCCGATCATCGTTCCAGTCAATGAACGCAATGAGTGGGAGGCCGCAGACTTCAAGCGCATTCTGTCTGCGAGCAATGATCACATCGCTTTTGATGTATTCAACGCAGCAGAGGAATTCGACGGGCGACTTCAGGCCTCAGGAGCACGTCTGAACCAGATCGGCTTCGCCTTGCAAAACCAATTGCCACCTTCACGCGACGGCGCCACATACAACGATGTACGGCTAGATGTGGCGGCCAACGAAAAGGGGACATCCTATCAATTTACCTTTGATAGCGCGGTGGTCACAGAGGTAGAGCAGCAAGCTATTATCGCTGCGTTTGAAGCACAACTGGAAGGCATGCTGGTTTCTCCGAACCGTGCGCCGGTAGATGCCGTGGTTGCAAGCTAGCAAGCATGAAAATACCTATAAAAATGCCCTCTGCAGCTATGAAGACGGCCGGCACTCATGCGTGTTAAGCACAAGGCGCATGAGGGTCGCTTAAGCACGCGTCGGATCGCACATTATATCGTCACCCATGATGTGATGTTTTTCATGCTGGGAGCTGTGATCTTACTGATCGCCAGCCTCGGCCTGCTACGCTTAAGCTTTTCCAGTGATAACCGTGATTTTTTTGGTGCAAGCAACCCAGATATAAACGCTGTTCTCCAACTCGAGGATACCTATTCAAAATCTGACACGCTGATTTTCGCCGTCGTGGGCGAGGAAGATATATGCACACCGCAAGGTTTGACGCGGCTGAGAGCCTTCACCGAAGAAGCTTGGTTGCTACCTGATGTGTTGCGGGTGGATTCTGTAGCCAATTTTAACCACAGCTATGCAGATGGCGATGATATCATCATCGAGCCATTGCTCTCCGAAGATACCGATTTGGGCCCGGAAGATGCGCAACGAGTCAAAGACATCGCATTGACGTCGACTGAGTTGGTGCATCGCTTGGTCGCGCCTGATTGCAATGCTTTTGGCATCTTTATTGACCTTGTCCCCTCTGAGAATGCGTCAATCGACCGATTGGACATGGCAGAACGTGCGCGCGCGCTAAAAGCCGACTGGCAGGCACGCGCCCCTGACTTGAATATACATGTCAGTGGCGGGGTCATTGGGGGTGTCTCCATCAATGAGGCGGCGCAACGGGATATGCGCCAACTGGTGCCCCTGTCCTTTGCGGTGGTGACGCTTTTGATGTTGCTGGGATTAGGCACGATCAGCGGATGGCTGGCAACAACCCTTGTGACCTTAGGCGGCACGCTCGCGACCTTAGGCTTTGCTGGTTGGATGGGCATCGCGCTTATCCCTGCTACGGCAACCAGCCCATTGGCCGTCATGGTGTTGATTACGGCGTCTTGTGTGCATGTGGTCTTGGGATGGGCGCGCCGCATGGCACAAAATCAAGATCGCTTGCGAGCGACTTATGAGGCGGTGGAAGAAAACCTCACCGCAGTGTCAGTCACCAATATTACGACCGCCATCGGGTTCTTATGTTTGAACTTCTCTGAATCGCCTCCCCTGGCCCAAATGGGAACTATCGTGGCCTTTGGCATTGTTGTTGGCTGGCTGCTCACAGGAATGTTCTTACCGTTGATTTTGCGGCGGGCCCCGGCTTTGTGTTTCAAACCAGTACATATTCCTGGGCATCAATTGGAAAAGCTTGCGTCTTTTGCCCTGCACAAGCGTGGATTGGTGAGCCTATTTGGCCTCGCGACGGTGCTTGCTTTACTCGGCCTCTCCCAGATCCGGTTCAACGATAGCGCGCTTCGATACTTCGATGAGAGTTTTAGCTTCCGTACGGATAATGATGCCATTGAGGAGCATCTAACTGGTATGGAGAGCGTGCATTTTTCCTTTCAAGCGCCGGAAGGTCACAGTGTTTTCTCTCCAGAGTTTTTGAGCCGTGTCGACAATTTTACAAACTGGGTGCGCACGCAAGATAAAGTCCTTTTTGTAGGCACGGTAACAGACGTCTTGAAACGACTTAACCAAACCTTGGATGGGGGGGCGCAAGACAGCTATCAATTAGCTCCGACACAGCAGGGCAATGCCCAAGCTATGATGCTATACGAATTGTCGCTGCCCGTTGGGCAAGACATGAACCAGATGATGAATATTGACCGGAGTAAAACCCGTCTGACGGTGGTCCTACGCGGGGCGGATGGTCAAGATATTGCTCAATTTGCGCAGCGTTCTGAGGCTTGGTTGCGCGAGAATGAGCCCCAAATCGCGACTGATGCCGTAGGGGTCGGGGTCGCGTTCTCCAAGCTCACACAGCGCAACAATCAGGCAATGATCTATGGTATGCTAACAGTACTGGTGTTGGTCTCGGCCTTGATGACGTTGTCATTGCGAAATCTACGCTTGGGGCTGATCAGTCTTGTGCCAAATGTTGTGCCTGCCATTCTCGCTTTCGGCCTGTGGGGGTGGCTGATCGGCGATGTCAATCTGGGGTCTACTGTGGTGACAACCATGACCTTTGGCATTGTTGTGGATGATACGGTGCACATCATGATACATTACAACCGTCATCGTCGCCGTGGTTTGGACCGCGAAGCCGCCTTACGTCTGACGTTTCGGACCGTAGGTACGGCTCTCATGGTCACGTCTGTCGCAATCAGTAGCGGGTTCTTTATCATGACCCAGAGCGGTTTTTTGATCAACCAGCACCTTGGAGGCTTAACGACCATTGTTATTGTGCTGGCGCTCTTCACAGACCTAATCTTGTTACCTGCCGTTCTCGAAAGGACAAAGCTATGATATTCAAGAAATTGCTTATACCGCTTGTGATTATCTGCTCGAGCGCTGCTTCGGGATTTGCACAAGACGCGCAAAAAGGACAACAGATTGCACAGCGTGCAGAAGCTGCCGGAAACGGCTATGGTGACTTTGCTGTGCAAGGGGATATGACCTTGCGCACGGCAGGGGGCGCCACCAGTAAACGCCGCTTTGCAGCAAAGAACTTAGAGCTAAACGGCGGTCGTGCCACACGCTACATGATGGTGTTTGATTGGCCGGGTGATATCCGGGGAACAGCTTTGCTTACCCACTCATTCGACACCAAACAAGACAGCCAATGGCTGTACCTCCCTGCCGCAAGCCGGGTGAAGAAAATATCTGGGAGCGGACGTTCGGGCTCATTCGTCGGCAGTGAGTTTTCCTATGAAGATATGGTCGAGCAAGATGCATCCAGCTACCGGCATGTGTGGCTAAGGGATGAAGCCTGCCCCAATGGCGCGGGCACCTGCCATCTCTTGCAACGGACCCCCGTCTACAAATCAGGATACTCTCAGCAAGCAGTATGGATAGATACAAATGCTCTGCGATATCAGCTGATTCAGTACTACAATCGCCAAGGGCAGCTGAATAAAACGCTCACCATGAAAAATTATAAGAAATACAAAGGCCGTTTTTGGCGCCCGTCACAAATGACGATGGTCAACCACCTGACTGGGAAGAGTACAACGTTGAACTGGAAGAACTACCGGTTCAATATAGGGCTTCAACCCAATCAACTGACCCGGGAGGCTATGACCCGCGCGCAGTGAAACGGCTTTTTTAAATGCTTCTGCCTCCTGGGTGATATGTCCCGGGCAGCGCTCAAAGGTTTGTTTGCAAAGCATCACGCGAGTAGATACGGCGACGCAGCAGCGCAGTGGAAGGCTAATATGAATAAAGTGCTCGTAACCGGCGGCGCCGGATATATTGGCTCGCATGCGTGTAAGGCATTGAAAGCTGCGGGCTTCACACCTGTTACTTTTGATAATCTCGTAACCGGGTGGCGCGACGCGGT
Coding sequences within it:
- a CDS encoding type I polyketide synthase — encoded protein: MPFAANDSTKPHNSTKIAIVGMAFRFPGAEDNPDSLWQMLCEQGTGIVEIPNERFSTEKFYDSNPETLGKSYTKWAGILPQIDQFDPKFFGLAPREAASMDPQQRLVLQAVYGALENAHIKMDDVVSQRTGVFVGVSQSDYKTIREMNTADEEKYAGTGYAMSIVANRVSHRLNLTGPSVSVDTACSSSLVALDEGVRHLQAGSCDMAFVSGVNVIAHPGAFVAFSKAGMLSPTGQLSAFDKTANGYVRGEGVGALLLKPLDAAMRDGNRIHAVIEATAVNQDGQTGTMTAPSPEAQIDVIEQLFAKSGRVPSEVGYAEAHGTGTPIGDPIEAGSIGQAIGRRIPDRKLYIGSIKPNVGHLESAAGMAGIIKAVLSLQKGEIPPNRRFDDPNPAIPLDALNLEVPRNITPFPAVGGERRAIVNSFGFGGTNASTLIASAPSTAVKVQKDTAAALVSTASPTDEPVLIPLTAASPKALSGAARNLLKARKNGPLAEVSLSRLAASLADGPAMYSYRAVILCKTEQDLLSGLEALSAEDLPDMLPEHVHIGQVKHAPKLVFTYSGQGNQSWDMVRDLMAHAPIFRAAIEDFDAAYAAVSGWSVLAEMAKDKETSNIDKTWVTQPALVAVQYGLSALWRHWGVTPNIVLGHSVGEVAATIECGATSLEDAVRYLSKRSTILDHITSMGAMAAVGLPPEDVEAMLPDNGLIDIAGRNGPGATTISGQKAAVEDFVAHFEATYPDTFIRLLKIDGAWHSYQLEEAEDWLRHEVGEISWSQPKIDFLSTVTGKLETRLDLDYCWQNLRQSVRYMDAIEAAIEMGATTFLEIGPHTTLKPLTASTALACGAAIDVVSSMSHKFPDLDYFAASAAELFVHGVELDWRALYGPGDSSISLPSYAWDTDRYWADSEDSSYQLFTCADHPLLGLRTRGPADVWVQDINISSPSFLKDHRYVGEALFPAAGYVDVMLAAGQVLFPDKVLELENVGFHKALFLPPQGTVQLQTVFVSDRGRIEVSSRLRNSSEEWVLRASAVLRPVDVAPPGKLQKLHQEDAKLRTPDISAFYEGLENAAAVTYGPAFATIQNLVVDSDRGVGVIAAHESCRATLDKYVAHPALLDGCMQTLSGQLWVDSDVAAEHQLALLPTGIARVRCYGRLPADVTANISIGEGISFEQGRGKIDIAGADGTILLSVSGLRAKEMPQASAVQEDVQTPPDFIVEELDLVDLDLSLKETPGRWLVLGEQTAQTVGLIEALQKQGADVTRLGHDTLGEDITDALADLLMPAASKDDATLAIEGVVFAWPLSAPDLAEDCTPAEIYDAVRGPVQTLLEMGVALHDIRGLHALPRIIIATTNVRPTAESCLTPSSVAGASVMATMRTLSTELPELNFRHIDVSKGHSDMEARLASAILCPMEETEIALHGDAIYAARLKVRARDDLPQRQLTIGAEDAHNFKVTMPQPGVIDRLDLFECPRHPLGADEVRIKVRAVGLNFRDIMAVTALLPEDAEAEPAWQNLGLEFSGDIVEVGEKVTAFALGDRVMGMGRNCLQRFLAISAEGLIPMHDALDYDAAVTIPSAFATAHYALKEVGRLSEGDKVLIHVATGGVGLAALQIAQAAGAEVFATAGNDDKRALLRERGVAHVMNSRSLDYADEIMALTQGTGVDLILNSLPGSNIDKGLDILAPYGRFLEIGKRDVYADHAVGMKAMRRNQSFNIIDLAAMGTERPELLASQMHAVMSDIREGRLLPLPTTNFPLSKVRTAFRYMSQAQHVGKVVVTFDEETFVVREDRDKPITFRKNASYLITGGTRGFTLAMADWMSRQGAGRLLLASRSGRLAEEDKPLLEAMRARGTDVREQVLDTTDAIAVHDAVLTAAGDQDKPLAGILHGAAVIKDTLITMMTPEVLEAVLGPKVIGAWALHQAEQALDEPLDFLISFSSISQTFGAMGQSNYVAANGFLSALADYRSARGNQGGTIDWGAIADTGFVARDEQLASYLETSGMAGLYTAEAEVALGTLLRTGLGRICYGRGDWEKAGRTNIALSRAPRFASMISGRGRDDSDLAKRLSSLTGDALVAEIAGFVTATLSDLLKVSLSPDDLDMPMSEAGLDSLSSFELKMRLETELGVSIMASHFLKAPTVGELSKVLAHEFEAHQARLADNTEDGKDEGQGASAAIYQKRAFTDGQAGMIATTLARFSSASTRRAFEHRLVFDAPEGVESGDLQKAIYATFMQFPLMGLTCDIPRGSKPNFALGEAPQLTSGHLKPEELLDVARGELLRFGQIAKESGLQVQIAMHAALGDAQALEFLKDALWAELCAAPTAVIPGKFDASAHLSTLAYHADTPQGLRDRSFWSHVLRKVPGPVAFSNRGRALGPEAMGRDHGAAQVKDGHLKNTLSEADMLLAYAGALQKAKNGAQAVVIARDVSARPSGMAEGFGPFTATLPIIVPVNERNEWEAADFKRILSASNDHIAFDVFNAAEEFDGRLQASGARLNQIGFALQNQLPPSRDGATYNDVRLDVAANEKGTSYQFTFDSAVVTEVEQQAIIAAFEAQLEGMLVSPNRAPVDAVVAS